In a single window of the Nicotiana tomentosiformis chromosome 10, ASM39032v3, whole genome shotgun sequence genome:
- the LOC104087031 gene encoding transcription repressor OFP1-like: MGNYRFRLSDMMPNAWFYKLKDMSKISSNRSKGHNHTTSISSTSSFSSSNLQSDKKIRQPHLTTHQRKSYYISRNLSPTNNNHEIFSQNPSSNNPKLSDNNINFSKRRRSTTRKRTNSPKIVTSSVSASCSCRASLESVWIKPDSTPEVYPNSPNSSSSSSFETLDPIISLSPSCDCRVNDMNKDSLNHISKIDLPPIITKPEKFIVSSQEKDEKQRISTVRRVSVSSTTGVKLRTNSPKITNSKKIQAVSRRSVSSRRRSSSVSESFAVVKSSKNPQKDFRESMVEMIVENNIRTSKDLEELLACYLSLNSDEYHDLIIKVFKQIWFDITDIRLK, encoded by the coding sequence ATGGGAAATTATAGGTTTAGATTATCAGATATGATGCCAAATGCTTGGTTTTACAAGCTCAAGGACATGAGCAAAATCAGCAGCAACAGAAGCAAAGGGCATAACCACACCACCTCAATTTCTTCAACATCATCATTCTCATCATCAAATCTTCAATCAGACAAAAAAATAAGACAACCCCACCTCACTACTCACCAAAGAAAATCATATTACATTTCAAGAAACCTCAGTCCAACAAATAACAACCATGAAATATTCTCCCAAAATCCTTCCTCAAACAACCCAAAACTCTCTGACAATAATATTAATTTTTCAAAGAGAAGGCGTAGCACTACAAGGAAAAGAACTAATTCTCCTAAAATTGTTACTTCCTCTGTTTCAGCTAGTTGCAGTTGTCGTGCTTCTCTTGAATCAGTTTGGATTAAACCAGATTCCACCCCTGAAGTTTACCCAAATTCACCTAATTCCTCCTCATCTTCTTCTTTTGAAACATTAGACCCCATAATTTCACTTTCACCATCTTGTGATTGCAGAGTTAATGATATGAACAAAGACTCACTCAATCATATTTCCAAAATTGACCTTCCCCCTATCATAACCAAGCCCGAAAAATTCATCGTTTCGTCACAAGAAAAGGATGAAAAACAGAGGATTTCTACTGTGAGAAGAGTGTCAGTGAGTTCAACAACTGGTGTGAAGCTGAGAACAAACTCTCCAAAAATAACAAACAGCAAGAAAATTCAAGCAGTTAGCAGAAGGAGTGTTAGTTCGAGGAGGAGGAGTAGTAGTGTTTCAGAAAGTTTTGCTGTGGTGAAATCATCTAAAAATCCACAGAAAGATTTTAGAGAGTCAATGGTGGAGATGATAGTGGAAAATAATATAAGGACTTCAAAagatttggaagaacttcttgcTTGTTATCTTTCTTTGAATTCAGATGAGTATCATGATCTTATCATTAAGGTGTTCAAACAAATTTGGTTTGACATTACTGATATTCGGCTGAAGTAA